Proteins encoded together in one Telopea speciosissima isolate NSW1024214 ecotype Mountain lineage chromosome 6, Tspe_v1, whole genome shotgun sequence window:
- the LOC122664559 gene encoding uncharacterized protein LOC122664559, whose protein sequence is MYMFSLPSSSFVTINGNEESCGPSFFDSSSTMMANFNISGINMSYFMGPDKGFPFPSGTLDLQAAAAEEEQLQLEIEEVFVSTVAEKGMNNGYEFEVGEIDNEWLARILSGAPFEFVEQETDLRNLSHTWVFYFVKKHFTFVYRT, encoded by the coding sequence ATGTACATGTTCTCTCTGCCATCGTCGTCGTTTGTGACGATCAACGGCAACGAAGAGAGTTGTGGACCTTCCTTCTTTGACTCATCCTCAACCATGATGGCGAATTTCAACATAAGTGGTATTAACATGTCATACTTCATGGGTCCCGATAAGGGGTTCCCTTTCCCTAGTGGGACCCTAGATTTACAGGCGGCAGCGGCGGAAGAGGAGCAGTTGCAGCTAGAAATCGAGGAGGTCTTTGTTTCTACCGTTGCAGAGAAAGGGATGAACAATGGCTATGAGTTTGAGGTTGGGGAGATTGACAACGAGTGGTTGGCTCGTATCCTGAGTGGTGCTCCTTTTGAATTTGTGGAACAGGAGACCGATCTTCGAAACCTCTCTCACAcctgggttttttattttgtgaagAAGCATTTTACATTTGTCTATAGAACATAG